A genomic region of Friedmanniella luteola contains the following coding sequences:
- the rplA gene encoding 50S ribosomal protein L1 gives MKRSKGYTSVAEKIDAEKFYAPGEAMEFAKANTKAKFDETVDVSMRLGVDPRKADQMVRGTVNLPNGTGKTARVLVFATGDRAAAAEAAGADEVGSDELIEKVAGGYLDFDAVVATPDLMGKVGRLGRVLGPRGLMPNPKTGTVTVDVAKAVTDIKGGKIEFRVDRHANLHFIIGKASFTREQLEQNYFAALDEILRLKPSASKGRYLRKITLSTTMGPGVPLDPNRTKPEAE, from the coding sequence ATGAAGCGCAGCAAGGGTTACACCAGCGTCGCCGAGAAGATCGACGCCGAGAAGTTCTACGCGCCGGGCGAGGCGATGGAGTTCGCCAAGGCGAACACCAAGGCGAAGTTCGACGAGACCGTCGACGTGTCCATGCGGCTGGGGGTCGACCCCCGCAAGGCCGACCAGATGGTCCGCGGCACGGTCAACCTGCCCAACGGCACCGGCAAGACGGCGCGCGTCCTCGTGTTCGCCACTGGCGACCGGGCGGCGGCCGCCGAGGCGGCCGGGGCCGACGAGGTCGGTTCCGACGAGCTGATCGAGAAGGTGGCCGGCGGCTACCTCGACTTCGACGCCGTCGTCGCCACCCCGGACCTGATGGGCAAGGTCGGCCGCCTCGGCCGTGTGCTCGGCCCGCGTGGTCTGATGCCGAACCCCAAGACCGGCACGGTGACCGTCGACGTGGCCAAGGCCGTGACCGACATCAAGGGGGGCAAGATCGAGTTCCGGGTCGACCGGCACGCGAACCTGCACTTCATCATCGGCAAGGCGTCCTTCACCCGGGAGCAGCTGGAGCAGAACTACTTCGCCGCCCTCGACGAGATCCTGCGGCTCAAGCCCAGCGCCTCCAAGGGTCGGTACCTGCGGAAGATCACGCTCTCCACCACGATGGGCCCCGGCGTCCCGCTGGACCCGAACCGCACCAAGCCCGAGGCGGAGTGA
- the rplK gene encoding 50S ribosomal protein L11, producing MPPKKKVAALVKVALNAGAATPAPPVGTALGPHGVNIMEFCKAYNAATESQRGNVIPVEITIYEDRTFTFITKTPPAAELIKKAAGVTKGSGVPQTTKVGKITRAQVREIAETKLPDLNANDVDAAMKIVEGTARSMGVTVSG from the coding sequence ATGCCTCCCAAGAAGAAGGTCGCGGCCCTCGTCAAGGTCGCTCTGAACGCGGGCGCCGCCACCCCGGCGCCGCCGGTCGGTACCGCCCTCGGTCCGCACGGCGTCAACATCATGGAGTTCTGCAAGGCCTACAACGCCGCGACCGAGTCGCAGCGCGGGAACGTCATCCCCGTCGAGATCACCATCTACGAGGACCGCACGTTCACCTTCATCACGAAGACCCCGCCGGCCGCTGAGCTGATCAAGAAGGCCGCGGGTGTCACCAAGGGCTCCGGCGTCCCGCAGACCACCAAGGTCGGCAAGATCACCCGGGCCCAGGTGCGCGAGATCGCCGAGACCAAGCTCCCGGACCTCAACGCCAACGACGTCGACGCCGCGATGAAGATCGTCGAGGGCACCGCGCGGAGCATGGGCGTCACGGTCTCGGGTTAG
- the nusG gene encoding transcription termination/antitermination protein NusG, which produces MTHTPTSDGDIHVSDTFSADEPQKNAEPLEGAAESTPVSDALPRTSDDDTAVQQTDFDINFGEGEYHRSADDDLGIDLDFGAGSTGGAVAGEGDGIDLNFGEPEPEEEDDEDDEEESEAGTNALEAFRSELRAKLGDWYVVHTYSGMENRVLQNLENRVSSLNMEDFIYEIIVPTEEVTEIRNGQRKQIRRTVLPGYVLVRMDLTDESWSTVRHTPSVTGFVGHSNSPVPLSLEEVEKMLAPAVVAAANAASETPSRRKKKVEVADFAVGDSVMVVDGPFAGVHATITEINVNNQRLKALVEILGRETPVDLTFPQIQKV; this is translated from the coding sequence ATGACCCACACCCCCACTAGTGACGGAGATATCCACGTGTCAGACACCTTCTCAGCCGACGAGCCGCAGAAGAACGCGGAGCCGCTGGAAGGCGCTGCCGAGAGCACCCCGGTGAGCGACGCGCTCCCGCGCACCTCCGACGACGACACCGCGGTCCAGCAGACCGACTTCGACATCAACTTCGGCGAGGGCGAGTACCACCGCAGCGCCGACGACGACCTCGGCATCGACCTGGACTTCGGCGCCGGTTCCACCGGGGGCGCCGTGGCCGGCGAGGGTGACGGCATCGACCTCAACTTCGGCGAGCCGGAGCCCGAGGAGGAGGACGACGAGGACGACGAGGAGGAGTCCGAGGCCGGCACGAACGCCCTCGAGGCCTTCCGCAGCGAGCTCCGCGCCAAGCTGGGCGACTGGTACGTCGTGCACACCTACTCCGGGATGGAGAACCGGGTGCTGCAGAACCTGGAGAACCGGGTGTCCTCGCTCAACATGGAGGACTTCATCTACGAGATCATCGTGCCGACCGAAGAGGTCACCGAGATCCGCAACGGTCAGCGCAAGCAGATCCGGCGCACCGTGCTCCCCGGCTACGTCCTGGTCCGGATGGACCTGACCGACGAGTCCTGGTCGACCGTGCGGCACACGCCGTCGGTGACCGGCTTCGTCGGCCACTCGAACTCGCCTGTGCCGCTGAGCCTGGAGGAGGTCGAGAAGATGCTGGCCCCGGCCGTCGTCGCGGCCGCCAACGCCGCCAGCGAGACCCCGAGCCGCCGCAAGAAGAAGGTCGAGGTGGCCGACTTCGCGGTGGGCGACTCCGTCATGGTGGTGGACGGCCCCTTCGCCGGGGTCCACGCGACCATCACCGAGATCAACGTGAACAACCAGCGGCTGAAGGCCCTGGTCGAGATCCTGGGTCGCGAGACCCCGGTCGACCTGACCTTCCCTCAGATCCAGAAGGTCTGA
- the secE gene encoding preprotein translocase subunit SecE translates to MADKDEEGTAGEPTSDDLSAPLTGSSGSHALRADAADGDADREVEEGREPTGAELAASGYDTAGRSDVADLDHSGSGSAHDEKVDDDDVDAHVDQLEPVAAGAVGRDVVPARDRRPAPRSKGVATPSRNRPEKVRRTGPRGFVKESVGELRKVVYPTGQQLLNYFVVVLVFVLFVIAYVSLLDLGLGWAIFRVFA, encoded by the coding sequence GTGGCAGACAAGGACGAGGAGGGGACGGCCGGCGAGCCGACCTCCGATGACCTCTCCGCGCCTCTCACGGGCTCGTCCGGGTCGCACGCCCTGCGGGCCGACGCCGCGGACGGCGACGCCGACCGCGAGGTCGAGGAGGGCCGCGAGCCCACCGGCGCCGAGCTCGCCGCGTCGGGGTACGACACCGCCGGCCGGTCCGACGTCGCCGACCTCGACCACTCCGGGTCCGGCAGCGCCCACGACGAGAAGGTCGACGACGACGACGTGGACGCCCACGTCGACCAGCTGGAGCCCGTCGCGGCCGGCGCCGTCGGCCGCGACGTCGTCCCGGCGCGCGACCGCCGCCCCGCCCCGCGGTCCAAGGGCGTCGCGACGCCGTCGCGCAACCGGCCCGAGAAGGTGCGCCGCACCGGCCCCCGCGGGTTCGTCAAGGAGTCCGTGGGCGAGCTGCGCAAGGTCGTCTACCCGACCGGCCAGCAGCTGCTCAACTACTTCGTCGTCGTGCTGGTCTTCGTCCTGTTCGTGATCGCCTACGTCAGCCTGCTGGACCTCGGCCTGGGCTGGGCGATCTTCCGGGTCTTCGCCTGA
- a CDS encoding LysE family transporter — MSVVDALAAGALVGLAVALPLGPVGCHLVGLAARSPRRTAVAAALGVAVVDLGYALAAATGGLVLGRAVARVAPVLELVATAVLVAVGVHAAVQAVRRFRSPVPVGRRTPPSALRAFATTVAMTAVNPATLLTFVAVVVGGAGPTTARGAAAAAFAVAAGAASAAWQLVLVGGGALLGRLLTGRTGQLAVGLASALLLLGLAVGLRVSG, encoded by the coding sequence GTGAGCGTCGTCGACGCGCTGGCCGCCGGTGCCCTCGTCGGGCTGGCGGTGGCCCTGCCGCTGGGGCCGGTGGGCTGCCACCTCGTCGGCCTGGCGGCACGGAGCCCGCGCCGGACCGCGGTCGCCGCGGCCCTCGGCGTCGCCGTCGTCGACCTCGGCTACGCCCTGGCCGCGGCGACCGGGGGGCTGGTCCTCGGCCGGGCCGTCGCCCGGGTCGCCCCGGTCCTGGAGCTCGTGGCCACGGCCGTGCTCGTGGCGGTCGGGGTGCACGCAGCGGTCCAGGCCGTGCGGCGGTTCCGCTCCCCCGTGCCGGTCGGGCGGCGCACCCCACCGTCGGCGCTGCGCGCGTTCGCGACCACGGTGGCGATGACCGCGGTGAACCCGGCGACGCTGCTCACCTTCGTGGCCGTCGTGGTCGGCGGCGCGGGACCGACCACCGCCCGCGGCGCCGCGGCGGCCGCCTTCGCGGTGGCCGCCGGTGCCGCCTCCGCCGCCTGGCAGCTGGTGCTCGTCGGCGGCGGGGCGCTGCTCGGGCGGCTGCTGACCGGGCGCACCGGTCAGCTGGCCGTCGGGCTGGCCTCGGCGCTGCTGCTGCTCGGCCTGGCCGTCGGGCTGCGGGTCAGCGGCTAG
- a CDS encoding aminotransferase class I/II-fold pyridoxal phosphate-dependent enzyme → MSLSELSRDELVALHAEQSAAYDALVAQGLALDLTRGKPSSAQLDLSNALLSLPGEDDRTDAAGVDVRNYGGLQGLPELREIFAPLLNVPVAQLVAGDNASLAVMHDSIVFSLLKGTVGSPRPWAQEETVKFLCPVPGYDRHFALCEQFGIEMVPVPLGEHGPDLDAVRALVADDPAVKGIWVVPTYANPTGAVYSEDVTRALLAMPTAAPDFRIFWDNAYAVHHLTDVETPALDVLGLAAEAGNPDRVFLFASTSKITFAGAGVSFFASSAANVAWYLGHLGKRTIGPDKVNHLRHARFLRDADGVRALMRAHRAIIAPKFALVDQILSDRLGGHGAATWTDPDGGYFISLDVADGTATRVVALAKDAGIAMTGAGAAFPYGRDPRDRNIRIAPTMPSPDAVAQAIEGLAVCVLLAALEQQLGGQA, encoded by the coding sequence ATGTCGTTGTCCGAGCTCAGCCGCGACGAGCTCGTCGCGCTGCACGCCGAGCAGTCCGCCGCCTACGACGCCCTGGTGGCGCAGGGGCTGGCCCTGGACCTGACGCGGGGCAAGCCGTCGTCGGCGCAGCTGGACCTGTCGAACGCCCTGCTCTCCCTGCCCGGCGAGGACGACCGCACCGACGCGGCCGGCGTCGACGTCCGCAACTACGGCGGCCTGCAGGGCCTCCCCGAGCTCCGGGAGATCTTCGCCCCGCTGCTCAACGTGCCGGTGGCCCAGCTGGTCGCCGGGGACAACGCCAGCCTCGCCGTCATGCACGACTCGATCGTCTTCTCCCTCCTCAAGGGCACCGTCGGCTCGCCGCGGCCCTGGGCGCAGGAGGAGACGGTGAAGTTCCTCTGCCCCGTCCCCGGCTACGACCGCCACTTCGCGCTCTGCGAGCAGTTCGGCATCGAGATGGTGCCCGTGCCGCTCGGCGAGCACGGACCCGACCTGGACGCCGTCCGCGCCCTCGTCGCCGACGACCCGGCGGTCAAGGGGATCTGGGTCGTGCCGACCTACGCCAACCCGACCGGCGCCGTCTACAGCGAGGACGTCACCCGCGCGCTGCTGGCCATGCCCACGGCCGCACCGGACTTCCGCATCTTCTGGGACAACGCCTACGCGGTCCACCACCTCACCGACGTGGAGACGCCGGCGCTCGACGTGCTCGGCCTGGCCGCGGAGGCCGGGAACCCCGACCGGGTCTTCCTCTTCGCCTCCACCTCGAAGATCACCTTCGCGGGGGCCGGCGTCTCGTTCTTCGCCTCGTCCGCGGCCAACGTCGCCTGGTACCTCGGGCACCTCGGCAAGCGGACCATCGGCCCCGACAAGGTGAACCACCTGCGGCACGCGCGCTTCCTGCGGGACGCCGACGGGGTCCGGGCGCTGATGCGGGCGCACCGCGCGATCATCGCGCCCAAGTTCGCCCTGGTCGACCAGATCCTGTCCGACCGCCTCGGCGGGCACGGCGCGGCGACGTGGACCGACCCCGACGGCGGCTACTTCATCAGCCTCGACGTCGCCGACGGCACCGCCACCCGGGTGGTGGCCCTGGCCAAGGACGCCGGCATCGCGATGACCGGCGCCGGCGCTGCCTTCCCGTACGGCCGCGACCCGCGGGACCGCAACATCCGGATCGCCCCCACGATGCCCAGCCCGGACGCGGTGGCCCAGGCCATCGAGGGCCTCGCCGTCTGCGTCCTGCTCGCGGCCCTCGAGCAGCAGCTCGGCGGGCAGGCCTAG
- the xylA gene encoding xylose isomerase, giving the protein MTPTPTRDDKFSFGLWTIGWVGQDQFGGASREPLDVVEAVEKLSELGAYGLTFHDNDLFPLEATAAERTGQIDRLKGVLASTGVVVPMVTTNLFSHPVFKDGGFTSNDRSVRRYALRKVLENIDLAAELGAETFVMWGGREGSEFDAAKDVQAALARYREAVNLLAEYVTDRGYGLRFAIEPKPNEPRGDILLPTLGHALAFIETLDRSELFGINPEVGHEQMAGLNFTHGVAQALDAGKLFHIDLNGQRSIKFDQDLVFGHGDLQNAFSLVDLLEHGGPNGGPAYDGPRHFDYKPSRTEDYDGVWESARANMAMYLLLKERAQSFRADPEVQEALAAAKVAELGQPTLNPGEGYDALRADRSAYEDFDPAPYYNGRGFGFVRLQQLMLEHLMGAR; this is encoded by the coding sequence ATGACCCCCACCCCCACCCGCGACGACAAGTTCTCCTTCGGCCTGTGGACCATCGGCTGGGTCGGCCAGGACCAGTTCGGTGGCGCCAGCCGTGAGCCCCTCGACGTCGTCGAGGCGGTGGAGAAGCTGAGCGAGCTGGGCGCCTACGGGCTGACCTTCCACGACAACGACCTGTTCCCGCTGGAGGCGACCGCCGCCGAGCGCACCGGCCAGATCGACCGGCTCAAGGGCGTGCTGGCCAGCACCGGCGTCGTCGTCCCGATGGTCACCACCAACCTGTTCAGCCACCCGGTCTTCAAGGACGGCGGCTTCACCTCGAACGACCGCTCCGTCCGCCGCTACGCGCTGCGCAAGGTGCTCGAGAACATCGACCTCGCCGCCGAGCTGGGCGCCGAGACCTTCGTCATGTGGGGCGGCCGGGAGGGCAGCGAGTTCGACGCCGCCAAGGACGTCCAGGCCGCGCTGGCCCGCTACCGGGAGGCCGTCAACCTGCTCGCCGAGTACGTCACCGACCGGGGCTACGGGCTCCGCTTCGCCATCGAGCCGAAGCCGAACGAGCCGCGCGGGGACATCCTGCTGCCGACCCTCGGCCACGCGCTCGCCTTCATCGAGACCCTGGACCGGTCCGAGCTGTTCGGCATCAACCCCGAGGTCGGCCACGAGCAGATGGCCGGGCTGAACTTCACCCACGGTGTCGCCCAGGCCCTCGACGCCGGCAAGCTGTTCCACATCGACCTGAACGGCCAGCGCTCCATCAAGTTCGACCAGGACCTGGTGTTCGGCCACGGCGACCTGCAGAACGCGTTCTCCCTGGTGGACCTGCTCGAGCACGGCGGCCCGAACGGCGGCCCGGCCTACGACGGCCCCCGGCACTTCGACTACAAGCCCTCGCGCACGGAGGACTACGACGGCGTGTGGGAGTCGGCGCGGGCCAACATGGCGATGTACCTGCTGCTCAAGGAGCGCGCCCAGTCCTTCCGGGCCGACCCGGAGGTGCAGGAGGCGCTGGCCGCGGCCAAGGTCGCCGAGCTGGGCCAGCCGACGCTGAACCCGGGGGAGGGCTACGACGCCCTGCGGGCCGACCGGTCCGCCTACGAGGACTTCGACCCGGCGCCCTACTACAACGGCCGTGGCTTCGGCTTCGTCCGGCTGCAGCAGCTGATGCTCGAGCACCTGATGGGCGCCCGCTGA
- a CDS encoding LacI family DNA-binding transcriptional regulator: MPSSRATIRDVAAQAGVSVATVSKVLNARYGVSAATHERVQRVIDELGYQSSIVASSLRSHRTGVLGVLVADLEPFSTELLKGIATAVRGTGYELVIYSAGGRSGDRVGWERRYLSRLGGTLIDAAVLVTPTTVDADNALPVVAVDPHAGAASVPTVSADNTRGARLAVDHLLGLGHRRIAFISGWPGLESTRLRQEGFRSSLEAAGVTPDPALVVEGDATQERAHTLARALLRLDDPPTAVFAGNDMAALGVLAAARELGVAVPAQLSVVGFDNVPEAVMASPALTTVEQPMQAMGEQALRMLLELLGGGTPASRVVLDTRLVVRHSTAPPPPEVAARP; the protein is encoded by the coding sequence GTGCCGAGCAGCCGAGCGACCATCCGCGACGTGGCCGCCCAGGCGGGTGTCTCGGTCGCGACCGTCTCCAAGGTGCTGAACGCCCGCTACGGGGTGAGCGCGGCCACGCACGAGCGCGTGCAGCGGGTCATCGACGAGCTGGGCTACCAGTCGAGCATCGTGGCGAGCAGCCTGCGGAGCCACCGCACCGGCGTGCTGGGCGTGCTGGTCGCCGACCTGGAGCCGTTCAGCACGGAGCTGCTCAAGGGCATCGCGACCGCGGTCCGCGGCACCGGCTACGAGCTCGTCATCTACTCCGCCGGTGGCCGCTCGGGCGACCGGGTGGGCTGGGAGCGGCGCTACCTGTCCCGGCTGGGCGGCACCCTGATCGACGCCGCCGTGCTGGTCACCCCCACGACGGTCGACGCCGACAACGCGCTGCCCGTCGTGGCCGTCGACCCGCACGCCGGGGCCGCCTCCGTCCCCACCGTGAGCGCGGACAACACGCGCGGCGCCCGGCTCGCCGTCGACCACCTGCTGGGCCTCGGCCACCGGCGGATCGCCTTCATCTCCGGCTGGCCGGGCCTGGAGTCGACCCGGCTGCGGCAGGAGGGCTTCCGGTCCTCGCTGGAGGCCGCGGGGGTGACGCCGGACCCTGCGCTGGTGGTGGAGGGGGACGCCACGCAGGAGCGCGCGCACACCCTGGCCCGGGCGCTGCTGCGGCTCGACGACCCGCCGACCGCCGTCTTCGCGGGCAACGACATGGCCGCGCTCGGCGTGCTGGCCGCGGCGCGCGAGCTGGGCGTCGCCGTCCCTGCGCAGCTCTCGGTCGTCGGCTTCGACAACGTCCCGGAGGCGGTGATGGCCTCGCCGGCCCTGACCACGGTCGAGCAGCCCATGCAGGCGATGGGCGAGCAGGCGCTCCGGATGCTGCTCGAGCTGCTCGGGGGCGGCACGCCCGCGTCGCGCGTGGTGCTCGACACCCGGCTGGTGGTCCGGCACTCCACCGCCCCGCCGCCACCCGAGGTCGCCGCCCGGCCCTGA
- a CDS encoding long-chain-fatty-acid--CoA ligase, which yields MTGNSNIAVWVADRALSDPHLPAIKQGETILSYAALDGAASRFATQLAERGVRAGDRVALIMPNVAYFPIAYYAILRLGAVVVPMNPLLKAGEIAYTWDDAGARVAVVFPLFAEEASKAAASTGTEVLVTVPQEFEQGLSATEPTDAVAVVHAGDTAVILYTSGTTGQPKGAELSHANLGSNATTTRETLMPNGPGDVLFGGLPLFHSFGQTCGLNAAMAGGACLTLLPKFDGEQALEVIQRDRVTIFLGVPTMYMGLLAVKDPGRFDVSSVKVGASGGASLPVEVLHGVERAFGFSVIEGYGLSETSPVASFNHPDRPTKPGSVGTPIRGVEFALHDEDGNEVGEGEIGEIVIRGENIMKGYWQRPEETAEALRGGWFHSGDLATRDADGFYFIVDRKKDLIIRNGFNVYPREVEEVLYTHPAVAEAAVFGIPDATHGEEVAALVTLKDGASATPEELRDFVADQIAAYKYPRVVRLGTLPKGPTGKILKREIKF from the coding sequence ATGACCGGGAACTCCAACATCGCCGTTTGGGTCGCCGACCGGGCGCTCTCCGACCCGCACCTGCCCGCGATCAAGCAGGGCGAGACCATCCTCAGCTACGCCGCCCTCGACGGGGCCGCCTCGCGGTTCGCCACCCAGCTGGCCGAGCGCGGGGTCCGCGCGGGTGACCGGGTGGCGCTGATCATGCCGAACGTCGCCTACTTCCCGATCGCCTACTACGCCATCCTGCGGCTGGGCGCGGTCGTGGTGCCGATGAACCCGCTGCTCAAGGCCGGCGAGATCGCCTACACCTGGGACGACGCCGGGGCCCGTGTCGCCGTGGTGTTCCCGCTGTTCGCCGAGGAGGCGTCGAAGGCCGCGGCCAGCACCGGCACCGAGGTGCTGGTGACGGTGCCGCAGGAGTTCGAGCAGGGCCTGTCCGCCACCGAGCCGACCGACGCGGTCGCCGTCGTCCACGCCGGCGACACCGCGGTCATCCTCTACACCTCCGGCACCACCGGCCAGCCCAAGGGTGCCGAGCTCAGCCACGCCAACCTCGGCAGCAACGCCACGACCACCCGCGAGACGCTGATGCCGAACGGGCCGGGCGACGTGCTGTTCGGCGGGCTGCCGCTGTTCCACTCCTTCGGGCAGACCTGCGGCCTGAATGCGGCGATGGCCGGCGGCGCCTGCCTGACCCTGCTGCCCAAGTTCGACGGCGAGCAGGCGCTGGAGGTGATCCAGCGCGACCGGGTGACGATCTTCCTCGGCGTGCCGACCATGTACATGGGTCTGCTCGCGGTCAAGGACCCCGGTCGCTTCGACGTGAGCAGCGTCAAGGTCGGCGCCTCCGGTGGGGCTTCCCTGCCGGTGGAGGTGCTGCACGGTGTCGAGCGGGCCTTCGGCTTCAGCGTCATCGAGGGCTACGGCCTCTCCGAGACCTCCCCGGTCGCCTCGTTCAACCACCCGGACCGCCCGACGAAGCCGGGCTCGGTCGGCACCCCGATCCGCGGCGTCGAGTTCGCGCTGCACGACGAGGACGGGAACGAGGTCGGCGAGGGCGAGATCGGCGAGATCGTCATCCGGGGCGAGAACATCATGAAGGGCTACTGGCAGCGGCCGGAGGAGACCGCCGAGGCGCTGCGCGGCGGGTGGTTCCACTCCGGCGACCTGGCGACGCGGGACGCCGACGGCTTCTACTTCATCGTCGACCGCAAGAAGGACCTGATCATCCGCAACGGCTTCAACGTGTACCCGCGGGAGGTCGAGGAGGTCCTCTACACCCACCCCGCGGTGGCCGAGGCCGCGGTCTTCGGCATCCCGGACGCCACCCACGGGGAGGAGGTCGCGGCCCTGGTGACGCTGAAGGACGGCGCGAGCGCCACGCCGGAGGAGCTCCGCGACTTCGTCGCCGACCAGATCGCGGCCTACAAGTACCCGCGCGTGGTCCGGCTCGGCACGCTCCCCAAGGGCCCGACGGGCAAGATCCTCAAGCGCGAGATCAAGTTCTGA
- the treZ gene encoding malto-oligosyltrehalose trehalohydrolase, which produces MTTFDFAVWAPLPESVELRIRPVGSEGPGEQSRIPMERDEEGWWRPAAPLPQDGQGEFDYGYVLGDSGTVLADPRSQRQPEGVHGWSRTYDATAFGWTDDKWTGRQLAGGVIYEMHVGTFTPEGTLDAAIGKLDHLVALGVDFVEVMPVNDFNGVHNWGYDGVLWYTVHEAYGGPEGYQRFVDACHERGLGVLQDVVYNHMGPSGNYLPEFGPYLNAAGANTWGESPNLDGPESDEVRRYIIDNVLMWLRDFHVDGLRLDAVHALADHRAMHILEEMAVEVDALSAFVGRPLPLIAESDLNDPRLITAREGGGYGLTAQWSDDFHHALYVSLTGDTSGYYADFDSLAALGKVFEAGYFHDGTRSSFRHRSHGQPIDTFRTPTWRLVVCWDNHDQIGNRATGQRLSATLSTEQLGIAAVLTLLSPFTPMIFMGDEWGASTPWQFFTSHPEHELGEAVAKGRLEEFADMEWDTSDVPNPQDPETFTRSKLDWAETTTGDHARLLELTTELLRIRRSHPDLTDPRFDHGRATSDDDGGWLKLERGAVVVVANFSATPSEVEAGGGALETLVTVGDVSTEGDLVRLAGHSAVVLLRQEG; this is translated from the coding sequence GTGACAACCTTCGACTTCGCCGTCTGGGCTCCGTTGCCGGAGTCCGTCGAGCTGCGGATCCGCCCGGTCGGGTCCGAGGGCCCGGGCGAGCAGAGCCGGATCCCGATGGAGCGCGACGAGGAGGGCTGGTGGCGCCCCGCGGCGCCGCTGCCCCAGGACGGGCAGGGGGAGTTCGACTACGGCTACGTGCTCGGCGACTCCGGCACCGTCCTCGCCGACCCCCGCTCGCAGCGGCAGCCCGAGGGGGTGCACGGCTGGTCGCGCACCTACGACGCGACGGCCTTCGGCTGGACCGACGACAAGTGGACCGGTCGCCAGCTGGCCGGCGGCGTCATCTACGAGATGCACGTCGGCACCTTCACCCCCGAGGGCACCCTCGACGCCGCGATCGGCAAGCTCGACCACCTCGTGGCCCTGGGCGTCGACTTCGTCGAGGTCATGCCGGTCAACGACTTCAACGGCGTGCACAACTGGGGCTACGACGGCGTGCTCTGGTACACCGTGCACGAGGCCTACGGCGGCCCCGAGGGCTACCAGCGCTTCGTCGACGCCTGCCACGAGCGCGGACTGGGCGTCCTCCAGGACGTCGTCTACAACCACATGGGCCCCAGCGGGAACTACCTGCCGGAGTTCGGGCCCTACCTGAACGCCGCCGGCGCCAACACCTGGGGCGAGTCGCCCAACCTGGACGGACCGGAGTCCGACGAGGTCCGCCGCTACATCATCGACAACGTCTTGATGTGGCTGCGCGACTTCCACGTCGACGGCCTCCGGCTCGACGCGGTGCACGCCCTGGCCGACCACCGGGCCATGCACATCCTCGAGGAGATGGCCGTCGAGGTCGACGCGCTGAGCGCCTTCGTCGGCCGGCCGCTGCCGCTGATCGCCGAGTCGGACCTCAACGACCCGCGGCTCATCACCGCGCGCGAGGGCGGCGGGTACGGCCTGACGGCCCAGTGGAGCGACGACTTCCACCACGCCCTCTACGTCAGCCTGACCGGGGACACCAGCGGCTACTACGCCGACTTCGACTCCCTGGCCGCCCTCGGCAAGGTGTTCGAGGCCGGCTACTTCCACGACGGCACCCGGTCGAGCTTCCGGCACCGCTCGCACGGGCAGCCGATCGACACGTTCCGCACGCCGACCTGGCGGCTGGTGGTCTGCTGGGACAACCACGACCAGATCGGCAACCGGGCGACCGGCCAGCGGCTGTCAGCCACCCTCAGCACCGAGCAGCTGGGCATCGCCGCGGTGCTGACCCTGCTCAGCCCGTTCACGCCGATGATCTTCATGGGCGACGAGTGGGGCGCCTCGACGCCGTGGCAGTTCTTCACCTCCCACCCCGAGCACGAGCTCGGCGAGGCCGTGGCCAAGGGCCGCCTCGAGGAGTTCGCGGACATGGAGTGGGACACCTCCGACGTCCCGAACCCCCAGGACCCGGAGACGTTCACCCGCTCCAAGCTCGACTGGGCCGAGACGACGACGGGTGACCACGCCCGGCTGCTGGAGCTCACCACCGAGCTGCTGCGGATCCGGCGGAGCCACCCGGACCTCACCGACCCCCGCTTCGACCACGGCCGGGCGACGTCGGACGACGACGGCGGCTGGCTCAAGCTGGAGCGCGGGGCCGTGGTGGTCGTGGCCAACTTCAGCGCCACCCCGAGCGAGGTCGAGGCGGGCGGCGGTGCGCTCGAGACCCTGGTCACCGTCGGCGACGTGAGCACCGAGGGCGACCTCGTCCGGCTCGCCGGCCACTCGGCCGTCGTCCTCCTCCGCCAGGAGGGTTGA